From the genome of Miscanthus floridulus cultivar M001 chromosome 10, ASM1932011v1, whole genome shotgun sequence, one region includes:
- the LOC136487807 gene encoding uncharacterized protein, with protein sequence MGNCLVIQDRKEIKIMSIVDGGEVLKMPSPGMRSLKVPAEAALCEPLSAAAAAGVDPAGTAVRVKLVISKQELKKMLDKEGMSLDDMVSLMRKEASDREQEEEFCCGGWRPALESIPEGSDL encoded by the coding sequence ATGGGAAACTGCCTGGTGATTCAAGACAGGAAGGAGATCAAGATCATGAGCATCGTGGACGGCGGCGAAGTCCTCAAGATGCCATCCCCGGGGATGCGCAGCTTGAAGGTTCCGGCCGAAGCCGCCCTCTGCGAGCCCCtgtcggcggcggctgctgccggCGTCGACCCTGCTGGCACCGCCGTCAGGGTGAAGCTGGTGATCAGCAAGCAGGAGCTCAAGAAGATGCTCGACAAGGAGGGCATGTCGCTGGACGACATGGTGTCTCTCATGCGCAAGGAGGCGAGTGACCGAGAACAGGAGGAGGAGTTCTGCTGCGGAGGGTGGCGACCCGCGCTGGAGAGCATACCGGAAGGCAGCGATCTCTAG